The DNA sequence AAAAAAGCGAGGAATGGAGCGAAAACATTGAACATGTAAGGGCAACGCATGAAGAAAAGAGGGCAGAACGGAAGCAAGAGCGAAGAGAAGAATTTCTTCAGCTTCAGGCAAAATATAAGGAAGCCTTGGAAAAACGTAATATTGGTGAACGTCGTTTGATAAAGGCATTCCCAGCAATGAAAGCCAAAGGACACGAGGAATCCTTTGGCAAGTTAAAAAAATATTTTGAAGAGAAGCGAATAGATAGAAATATTGATAAATGATGGACAGCAGGTTGCGACGACTGCAATCAGTACACAGCGGGAGGAAGATGAAAGAAAAAGATGGACGTTGTAGCTTTAGGTGAATTATTAGTTGATTTTACTGAAAATGGAAGCAGTAATCAGGGAAATAAGATGTTTGAGGCAAATCCAGGAGGAGCACCATGCAATGTACTTGCAATGCTTCAAAAGCTTGGAAAAAAGACAGCATTTATTGGAAAAGTTGGAGATGATTCTTTTGGTCATACATTAGTGTCCGCAGTGAAAGAACAGGGAATTGATGTTCAGGGGCTTTGTTATGATAAACAGATACCGACTACACTGGCATTTGTCCAGACAGCCATAGATGGAGACAGAAGTTTTTCTTTTTATCGAAATCCTGGAGCTGATATGATGCTGAAAAAAGAAGAGGTAGATGAAAAGATTTTGAAAGAAACCCGGATTTTCCATTTTGGAAGTCTTTCTATGACAGATGAACTATGTGAAGCTGCTACAAAATATGCGATTGAAACAGCAAAACAAAATGGGGCGCTCATTTCGTTTGACCCTAATTTGCGGAAACCATTGTGGAGCGATATGAAAAAAGCAAAAGAAAAGATATTATATGGAATCAGCATGTGTGATGTGTTGAAAATTTCAGATGATGAAATTCTATTTTTGACGGATGAAAAAGATATTGATAAAGGTGTGAAAAAGCTAATAGATAAATATCAGATACCATTTGTTTGTGCAACAATGGGCCGAAAAGGAAGTAAAGCTTTTTATGATGGAAAGGTAACAGAGGCAGAACCATTTCTAAGAGATGATACTATTGAAACTACTGGTGCAGGCGATACATTCTGTGCATGTTTATTAAATGATGTCTTAGAAAATGGAATCAAAAGCAGAACGGAAAAAAGTGTTTATGAAATGTTGCGGTTTGCAAATGCAGCTGCATCAATCATCACAACCAGAAAGGGTGCACTCAGAGTGATGCCAGAGAAGGATGAAATTTTGCAACTAATAAAAAAATCTTGACTTTTTCAAAAATAATTTGATAAAATAATGGCGTCGAGTGGCGAAGAGCGTAAATCCAGATATGGATTTGCGCTTTTTTTGCGCGAATAAGCAGAGTCAGATGGAAAAAAGTGACTGGCTACTTGTAGACAAGACACTTTTTGAACATATGACGAGCAACGCGAACCACAGATTGCGTAAGCAATCTGTGGTCTGCTTATGAGCTAGCTGTTCATGAGTTAAACAAAGAGGAGGTCAATAAAAAGTGAAAAAAGAAGACTCAATGAGTAGAATGGGAACAGTCCCGGTAAACAAACTGATGTTATCCATGGGAATTCCTATGATTTTATCTATGGTACTACAGGCAGTTTATAATATTGTAGACAGTGCCTTTGTATCTAACATGCAGACGAATGGAGAGGCAGCACTGAATGCATTGACACTGGCATTTCCGGTGCAGATGCTGATGGTTGCTATTGGAATCGGAACTGGAGTAGGAACTAATGCACTTTTAGCAAAAAGTCTTGGACAAGGTAATAAGGAAAAAGCAAGTAAAGTGGCCGGAAATGCAATCTTTTTAGCATTTATTATCTATATTGTATTCTTGCTATTCGGAGTATTTGGAGTAAAGGCATATATCAATACCCAGACCAAGAATCCATTAATTAAAGATATGGCTGTAGAATATTTGTCTATTTGTTGTATTATTTCTTTTGGTATTGTATTTTTCTCTATATTTGAGAAATTATTACAGGCAACAGGACGTTCTTATCTTTCTACTACCGCACAGATTGGTGGAGCAGTGGCAAATATGATTTTAGATCCAATTTTTATTTATGGATATTTTGGAGTACCGGAATTTGGTGTAAAAGGTGCAGCATATGCTACCGTAATCGGACAGATTATTTCCATGTTACTGGGATTGATTTTCCATTTGAAATATAACAAAGAAATAACCAATGGTATAAAATATATGAAGCCAGATAGAAAAGTTATTAAGGGAATTTATTCCATTGGACTTCCTGCTATTATTGCACAGGCGTTGATGTCTGTTATGACATACGGACTTAATATTATACTGGGTGGTATCTCAGAAGCAGCAGTAACTGCTTATGGATTATATTATAAGATTCAGCAGTTTATTCTGTTTGCGGCATTTGGTTTGAGAGATGCCATTACACCCATTGTTTCATTCAATCATGGAATGCAGAGCAAGTCTCGTGTTTCAGCTGGAATTAAGTATGGTATGATGTATACTCTTGTGATTATGTGTATTGGACTGGCAATCATTGAAATATTTGCAAATCCATTTGCAGCAGTGTTTGGATTATCCGGAGAGACACAAGAACTTTGTATCAGCGCAATGCATGTAATTTCCATCAGTTTCATATTTGCCGGAGCCAATATTGCATATCAGGGAATTTTCCAGGCGCTGGATAGTGGAATAGAATCACTGGTTCTCTCTGTATGTCGACAGTTTTTATTTGTTATCCCAGTAGCATGGGGATTTGCGCAAATTGTAAAACAGAATTCCATGGACATGATTTGGATTGTATGGAGTACATTCCCAATTGCAGAAATTGTAACAGTTATTATTGCATATTTCTTTATGAGAAGAATTCGCAAAAATAAAATTGAAGTATTGGAGGGATAAATATGAGTAAAAGAATTATTACAATTAGTAGAGAGTTTGGTAGCGGCGGAAGATATTTAGGCGAAAAAATCGCAGAACGTCTGGGTATGGATTATTACGACAAAGAAATTCTGGTAAAGGTGGCAGAGAAAACAGGACTTTCTCAGAAATATATTGAAAAGGTAGGAGAAGGCGCACCTATTAAAAATCATTTTGCTTATAGCTTTGTTGGAAGAAACAGTGCCGGGGCGTCTTTGGAAGATTATATGGATTCCATGCAGCGGGAAGTAATTTTAGAATCTGTAGAAAAGGGACCATGTGTCATTGTAGGAAGATGTGCAGATTTTATCTTAAGAGATAGAACAGATGTCCTGAATATTTTTGTTTGCGGAAATGATAAAGAAAAAACAGCCAGAATTATGGAACTGCATAATCTTTCCGAAGCAGAAGCACACAAATTAATGAAAGAAACCAACAAAAAACGTCGGGTGCATTATGAATATTATACCGAACAGCGATGGGGTGAAGCTGGTAATTATAGTATCTGCCTTAATAGCAGTGATATTGGTTATGAGAAATGCATAGAGATTATTTGCGATTTAGCAAGTAGATGAGAAAATTGGGCTGTTGTAATAGACAGCCCAATTTTTTGAAATTTTATTTGTAGACGGTAGACATTTATTTTTATATAATAAAGTCGAACAAGAAAAAAGCTTCTTGGAAAAGAAGTAATTGAAAAAGATAAAAATATTTAATAAAGAAAGGAAATGTAGTATGAAAAAATTTTTATCGATTATATTGACGTTATCAATGGTATCTGCACTTCTTATCGGCTGTACAGGAAATACATCAAAAGAAGACACTTCCAAGAAAGAAGATACAAAAGAGAGTACTTCGCAAGAGGAGAAAACCACTACAGCAAATCCGGTAGATGTAAATATTGCAGCATTAAATGGACCGACAGGTATGGGCATGGTCTACTTTATGTCCCAGGCAGAGTCAGACAAAATAACAGATAATAATTATAATTTTACAATTGCAGCATCTGCTGATGAGATTACACCTTTAATTGTACAGGGGAAGATAGATATTGCAGCTGTTCCGGCAAATCTTGCATCTGTCCTTTATAATAATACGGAAGGTGAGGTTTGTGTACTTGCAATAAATACGCTTGGTGTTTTGTATATTGTTGAAAATGGAGAAACTATCAATTCAGTGGAAGATTTAAGAGGAAAGACCATATACGCAAGCGGTAAGGGATCTACTCCGGAATATGCATTAAATTATATTTTGACCCAAAATGGAATTGACCCAAATACAGATGTTACGATAGAATATAAAAGTGAGCATGCAGAATGCCTTTCTGCTCTGATGGCAGATGAAAATGGAATTGCTATGCTTCCGCAGCCTTTTGTAACAACAGCTATGACAAAAAGTGATACCATAAGAGTAGCGCTTGACCTGACCAGCGAGTGGGAAAAACTTTCCGCAGATGACGAAGAAGGTTCTGCACTTATAACAGGTGTTGTTGTTGCGCGCAAGGCATTTATTGAAGAAAATCCGGATGCCGTAAGTACATTTCTTAAGCACTACGAGGAATCCGTAGAATATGTTAATACAAACATAGATGAAGCTGCTGAGCTTATCGGCAGTTATGGTATTGTAACTACTGAGGTAGCGCAAAAAGCCATTCCTGCCTGCAATATAACCTTTATTGCTGGTGAAGAAATGAAAGAAAAGCTTTCCGGATACTTAAATGTTCTTTTTGAACAGAACAGTGCTTCCGTAGGCGGGCAGCTTCCTGATGATGAATTTTATTTTAGTAATTAGGTAGATGTATGAAATCAGTAAAACCCTGGGCTATTATATTTTGGCTTATAATATGGCAGTTAGCGAGTCTTGCTGTGGGATATGATATATTACTCGTTTCACCAATTCGTGTATTTCTAAGACTGTGCGAGCTTGTTCCTACTGCAGATTTTTGGACTTCCATAGCATTTTCCACCACTCGGATATG is a window from the Roseburia sp. 499 genome containing:
- a CDS encoding carbohydrate kinase family protein, producing the protein MDVVALGELLVDFTENGSSNQGNKMFEANPGGAPCNVLAMLQKLGKKTAFIGKVGDDSFGHTLVSAVKEQGIDVQGLCYDKQIPTTLAFVQTAIDGDRSFSFYRNPGADMMLKKEEVDEKILKETRIFHFGSLSMTDELCEAATKYAIETAKQNGALISFDPNLRKPLWSDMKKAKEKILYGISMCDVLKISDDEILFLTDEKDIDKGVKKLIDKYQIPFVCATMGRKGSKAFYDGKVTEAEPFLRDDTIETTGAGDTFCACLLNDVLENGIKSRTEKSVYEMLRFANAAASIITTRKGALRVMPEKDEILQLIKKS
- a CDS encoding MATE family efflux transporter gives rise to the protein MSRMGTVPVNKLMLSMGIPMILSMVLQAVYNIVDSAFVSNMQTNGEAALNALTLAFPVQMLMVAIGIGTGVGTNALLAKSLGQGNKEKASKVAGNAIFLAFIIYIVFLLFGVFGVKAYINTQTKNPLIKDMAVEYLSICCIISFGIVFFSIFEKLLQATGRSYLSTTAQIGGAVANMILDPIFIYGYFGVPEFGVKGAAYATVIGQIISMLLGLIFHLKYNKEITNGIKYMKPDRKVIKGIYSIGLPAIIAQALMSVMTYGLNIILGGISEAAVTAYGLYYKIQQFILFAAFGLRDAITPIVSFNHGMQSKSRVSAGIKYGMMYTLVIMCIGLAIIEIFANPFAAVFGLSGETQELCISAMHVISISFIFAGANIAYQGIFQALDSGIESLVLSVCRQFLFVIPVAWGFAQIVKQNSMDMIWIVWSTFPIAEIVTVIIAYFFMRRIRKNKIEVLEG
- a CDS encoding cytidylate kinase-like family protein — encoded protein: MSKRIITISREFGSGGRYLGEKIAERLGMDYYDKEILVKVAEKTGLSQKYIEKVGEGAPIKNHFAYSFVGRNSAGASLEDYMDSMQREVILESVEKGPCVIVGRCADFILRDRTDVLNIFVCGNDKEKTARIMELHNLSEAEAHKLMKETNKKRRVHYEYYTEQRWGEAGNYSICLNSSDIGYEKCIEIICDLASR
- a CDS encoding ABC transporter substrate-binding protein; its protein translation is MKKFLSIILTLSMVSALLIGCTGNTSKEDTSKKEDTKESTSQEEKTTTANPVDVNIAALNGPTGMGMVYFMSQAESDKITDNNYNFTIAASADEITPLIVQGKIDIAAVPANLASVLYNNTEGEVCVLAINTLGVLYIVENGETINSVEDLRGKTIYASGKGSTPEYALNYILTQNGIDPNTDVTIEYKSEHAECLSALMADENGIAMLPQPFVTTAMTKSDTIRVALDLTSEWEKLSADDEEGSALITGVVVARKAFIEENPDAVSTFLKHYEESVEYVNTNIDEAAELIGSYGIVTTEVAQKAIPACNITFIAGEEMKEKLSGYLNVLFEQNSASVGGQLPDDEFYFSN